The Lagopus muta isolate bLagMut1 chromosome 4, bLagMut1 primary, whole genome shotgun sequence genome has a window encoding:
- the NKX6-1 gene encoding LOW QUALITY PROTEIN: homeobox protein Nkx-6.1 (The sequence of the model RefSeq protein was modified relative to this genomic sequence to represent the inferred CDS: deleted 4 bases in 3 codons) — MLALGQTDGAPGRAPFLLGSPPLAALHSMAEMKAPAYPAYPAGPSSASSSPASASASPSPPLGSPGPKAAGLSAPLSAATPHGINDILGRALRSAARPPPPPPPAGPAALLAALPRFGSLSPPPPPPPPPALYFGAAAAVAAAGRYAKPLAELPGRAPIFWPGVVQGPPWRDARIGCAPHQGSILLDKDGKRKHTRPTFSGQQIFALEKTFEQTKYLAGPERARLAYSLGMTESQVKVWFQNRRTKWRKKHAAEMATAKKKQDSETERLKGASDNEDDDDDYNKPLDPNSDDEKIAQLLKKHKPGAGGLLPHPAEGEASA, encoded by the exons ATGCTGGCGCTGGGGCAGACGGACGGCGCGCCC GGCAGGGCGCCCTTCCTGCTGGGCAGCCCGCCGCTGGCCGCCCTGCACAGCATGGCCGAGATGAAGGCGCCCGCC TACCCCGCGTACCCCGCCGGGCCCTCCTCCGCCTCCTCTTCGCCCGCCTCCGCCTCCGCCTCGCCCTCG CCGCCGCTCGGCTCCCCCGGCCCCAAGGCCGCCGGGCTCTCGGCGCCGCTCTCGGCCGCCACGCCGCACGGCATCAACGACATCCTGGGGCGGGCCctccgctccgccgcccgcccgccgcccccgccgccgcccgccggccccgccgcgctgCTGGCCGCGTTGCCGCGCTTCGGCAGCCTcagcccgccgccgccgccgccgccgccgcccgcgctcTACTTCGGCGCCGCTGCTGCCGTGGCCGCCGCCGGGCGCTACGCGAAGCCGCTGGCCGAGCTGCCCGGGCGGGCGCCCATCTTCTGGCCAGGCGTGGTGCAGGGCCCGCCCTGGAGGGACGCCCGCATCGGCTGCGCGCCGC ATCAAGGCTCGATCCTGCTGGACAAGGACGGCAAGAGGAAGCACACGCGGCCCACCTTCTCCGGGCAGCAGATTTTCGCTCTGGAGAAGACTTTCGAGCAGACCAAGTACCTGGCGGGCCCCGAGCGGGCGCGGCTCGCCTACTCGCTGGGCATGACCGAGAGCCAGGTGAAG GTGTGGTTCCAGAACCGGCGGACCAAGTGGCGGAAGAAACATGCGGCCGAGATGGCGACGGCCAAGAAGAAGCAGGACTCGGAGACGGAGCGGCTGAAGGGCGCCTCGGACAACgaggacgacgacgacgactACAACAAACCCCTCGACCCCAACTCGGACGACGAGAAGATCGCGCAGCTGCTCAAGAAACACAAACCGGGCGCCGGGGGGCTGCTGCCGCACCCCGCCGAGGGCGAGGCCTCCGCGTAG